Below is a genomic region from Marinobacter salarius.
CCGAACTGGGCGCTGAACACCTGGGCATCATCCAGAGCCTGATCAGCACCTGCAAGCTGCACGATATTACCCCGTACATGTACCTGGTGGACGTATTGCAGCGCATCAGCCAGCACCCGGCCCGTGAAGTCAGCGACCTGACGCCCCGACTCTGGAAAACTCGGTTCGCCGAGAACCCGTTACGGGCGCTGATCGACCCACGCCATCCTGACCGACAGAGCAAACAGCCGGAGGCCACCGTCCGTGCGCATTGAGGACATGAGCATCGACCAGTTGCTGGAACTGAACCAGTATATCTGCCAGCGAATTGATGAGCTACAAGAGCAAGAAACCCTGCAAGCCTTGAGTCAATTGCGGGTTGGCCTGAAAGTGACCTTCGAGGGCCGGGAAGGACCGGTGTTGGGGATCGTCACCAAGATCAACCGCAAGAGTGTGATCGTGCTGGGTGAGGATGGCAGGAAGCAGTACAAGGTCTCGCCGGAGTTATTGAGGCCCCTCCGTGACGTGAAGTAGGTCAACTACGTCGTGGAATGAACGCTTACCCTTCAACAGCATTATCCTCTCCGTTCTGAATGACTCCCGTGCCAGAACAAATGGAAACTTGTCCAGCTAGAACCTGCCGAATCGTGTCGACAACCTGGTCTCGTGATGCAGATTTCGCTATGAAGCCCAAAGCTCCTCGATTAATTGCTTGCAAGGCGATGTATCTATTCACCCTAGAGGACATAATGATTACGGATAAGTTGGGAGCGAGTTCATGCAGGCTGCCCAGACCATCCATTCCTTGCACGCCTGGCATGTCAAGATCGAGCATGAGAAGGTTAAGGCCGTCATTTTTGCGTATGATCTTTAATACATCGTCGAGACAAGAAGTCTCCAGAACATTTGCGCAATTGGGATGAGAAAAAATAACGCGGCGCATGGCATCCCGAAAAAGCGGCTGATCACCGGCAATTAGAGCCTTTATTGGAGGCACCGCTCCAGAATCTGCCTGTCGAGCCTCACGACTAAATATGGCGCTCAGCTTTCCCTGACGCGTCTCGAACTGGGAGAGACTGCTGGCTTCATTCAGCATGGTAAGATCCCTGTTTTAGTGGCACCGCTGTTTAAAGTTTTCCGTCCGTTGGTCAGGTTAAGCGTCCACTAGAAAATAAGCGGATACTTAAAGTGGCCCTCCTTGGCCTAAAGCCTCAACAATAACCGCGATGAGGAGTTGTAGTGGTCAAGTGTTATAGACCACCGTCTTTTGAGTTTTCCAGTAGGCCTTCTCTGCCGCATTCGGCGGCAATCCACTGTTGTGTTTGTGCGGTCGCAGCGCACTGTAATAGCCGATCATGTAATCCGTGACCGATTGCTTCGCCGCGGCAAAGCATGGATACCCGATTTCCGGCACCCATTCTGTTTTCAGACTCCGGAAGAAGCGCTCTGTCGGGGCATTATCCCAGCAATTCCCCCGTCGGCTGAGGCTCTGTTTCATCTGGTAGCTCCATAACAACTGCCGGAACCTCAGGCTTGTGTACTGACATCCCTGATCCGAGTGGAACATGACTCCTGATGGCTTCCCACGGGATTCATACGCAATCGTCAGCGCCTTCTTCACCAGATCCGTATTCGGTGATAGGGATATGGCCCAGCCCACCGGTTTACGGGAAAACAAATCGATCACAACAGCTAGATAAGCCCAGCGCGCACCGGTCCAAAGATAGGTGATGTCTCCGGTCCATACTTGATTGGGTTCCTCTACGTCGAACTCCCTGTCAAGAAGATTCGGAATATCCAGGTGCGGCTGATCGGCCTTCTTGTAAACGTGGCTTGGCGGCTGCGTACTGACCAGTCCCAGCTGCTTCATCCGTCGGCTGGCTCGGTAACGGCTCAGCGGTATTCCGGCCTGTGTCACCATGCTGGCAATCGTCCGTGCCCCGGCTGAACCATTGCTGGTCTCGTGGGCCTCAATAACCTGCTCTTGGAGTGCTTGCTCAGCGTCACAGGGCGTTCTATCCCGGTCACGCCATGCCCGGTAGCTGCTGCGATGCACCCCAAACACCCGACACAGGCGCTGCACCGTATAGCTCTCTTCAAGTCGCTCGATTATCGAGAATTGCTCAGGGAGTCCGACATCAAGAGAGCGGTGGTAGATTCAACCGATCAGTGCAACATAATGCACACTGGTAACTATCGGGGCTTTCAGAATGCCGCAGCAAGTATCAAAGACCAGAGGGCTGACCTACCAGCAGAAGCAGGAGCTATGGGCTCGATGGAAGAAAGGGCAGTCGCTTAGCGAGATTGGCAGAGCCCTTGGAAAGCATGCTGGATCGATTACTGGAATGCTCGCCATACATGGCGGCATTGCCCCTCTGGGACGCTCCAGGTCAGCGAGGGTGCTTAGTAGCTATGAGCGCGAAGAGATTTCAAGAGGCATCTCAGCTGGACTGACATTGACTCAGATTGCCGACTCGATGGGACGATCTGTCTCAACCATCAGTCGAGA
It encodes:
- a CDS encoding response regulator transcription factor, which translates into the protein MLNEASSLSQFETRQGKLSAIFSREARQADSGAVPPIKALIAGDQPLFRDAMRRVIFSHPNCANVLETSCLDDVLKIIRKNDGLNLLMLDLDMPGVQGMDGLGSLHELAPNLSVIIMSSRVNRYIALQAINRGALGFIAKSASRDQVVDTIRQVLAGQVSICSGTGVIQNGEDNAVEG